Proteins encoded together in one Magnetospirillum sp. 15-1 window:
- a CDS encoding 3-oxoacyl-[acyl-carrier-protein] synthase III C-terminal domain-containing protein, with protein MANWDEDSLTMAVAAARDCLGPGEDRSHVRGVFLASCTLPFAERMNAAVMCEALTLDRNTEALEFGGSQRAGLSALTQAVAKVRADGGNVLVVAADNRVTRAASSQELDYGDGAAALLLGTEDVVAEYLGAGTLTVDFVDHFRMAGKDIDYAWEERWVRDEGIAKLMPKAVAAALAEAGLEATAIDHFIFPSAYAKADHQVAVRCGIRPEAVVDTLLDQVGETGTGHALLLLTHVLETARPGALVLMAQFGSGAQAVVFRVTEAIRSFHPAKGIGHWLAGGVEETSYTKFLSFKGQLSLERGMRGEQDRKTALSTAYRYRSAILGLVAGRCEVTGKVHFPPSRLSYEQGRPQQDTQRPYKLAERRATVLSWSAEYLSFHRSPPHRYGQVDFVGGGRILMEFTDVGEGEIESGTEVEMVFRIKDIDEQRGFTRYFWKATPVRPVRPVDQSESE; from the coding sequence ATGGCCAACTGGGACGAAGACAGTCTGACCATGGCGGTGGCTGCGGCCCGCGACTGCCTGGGACCGGGCGAGGACCGCAGCCATGTCCGGGGGGTCTTTCTGGCCTCCTGCACGTTGCCGTTCGCCGAGCGGATGAACGCCGCCGTTATGTGCGAGGCGTTGACGCTTGATCGGAATACGGAGGCACTGGAATTTGGGGGTTCGCAGCGCGCCGGACTGTCAGCGTTGACTCAGGCGGTGGCCAAGGTCCGTGCCGATGGCGGCAACGTGCTCGTGGTCGCCGCCGACAATCGCGTTACCCGGGCGGCCAGTTCCCAGGAATTGGACTATGGCGACGGCGCGGCCGCGCTGTTGCTGGGGACTGAGGACGTGGTCGCCGAGTATCTGGGGGCCGGGACGCTGACGGTGGATTTCGTCGATCATTTTCGCATGGCCGGCAAAGACATCGACTACGCCTGGGAGGAACGCTGGGTACGCGACGAAGGCATCGCCAAGCTGATGCCGAAGGCTGTTGCGGCGGCGCTGGCCGAGGCCGGGCTTGAGGCCACCGCCATCGATCACTTCATCTTTCCGTCCGCTTACGCCAAGGCCGATCATCAGGTGGCGGTCCGTTGCGGCATTCGCCCGGAGGCCGTGGTGGACACGTTGCTCGATCAGGTGGGTGAAACCGGCACCGGCCATGCCCTGCTGCTGCTGACCCATGTACTGGAGACGGCCCGGCCCGGCGCCCTGGTCCTGATGGCTCAATTCGGCAGCGGTGCCCAGGCGGTGGTTTTCCGGGTCACCGAGGCGATCCGCTCCTTCCACCCCGCCAAGGGGATCGGTCATTGGCTGGCCGGCGGTGTCGAGGAAACAAGCTACACCAAGTTTTTGTCGTTCAAGGGGCAGTTGAGCCTCGAACGCGGCATGCGCGGCGAACAGGACCGGAAGACGGCTTTGAGTACAGCCTATCGTTACAGATCGGCGATTTTGGGGCTGGTGGCGGGGCGCTGTGAAGTGACCGGCAAGGTCCACTTCCCGCCGTCGCGGCTGTCCTATGAGCAAGGCCGGCCGCAGCAGGATACCCAACGCCCTTACAAGCTGGCTGAGCGCAGGGCTACGGTCCTGAGCTGGTCGGCGGAGTATCTATCGTTTCATCGTTCACCACCACATCGTTACGGACAGGTCGATTTCGTAGGTGGGGGGCGCATCCTGATGGAGTTCACCGACGTGGGCGAGGGCGAGATCGAGTCGGGAACCGAAGTGGAGATGGTGTTCCGGATCAAGGACATCGACGAACAGCGAGGTTTCACTCGCTATTTCTGGAAAGCGACTCCCGTGCGGCCTGTCCGGCCGGTTGATCAGAGTGAATCGGAGTAG
- a CDS encoding alpha/beta hydrolase: MTEVPPTDPVDAVIARIRKVYGGWNRLTSVAQMREDWDELFGSVAETVSVEPVSAGGVPAEWVRVPEARHDRVVLYFHGGGFQVGSPRSHRELMAGIATAAECRVLGLDYRLAPEHRFPAALEDACAAYSWLLAEGHDPANVALAGDSAGAGLVVSTLLSLRSAGLPLPAAAVLMSAWTDLTASGPSYETRAASDPIHQRPMILAMARGYLGDDCDPRDPLISPLFGDLHGLPPMLIQVGNRETVLSDSTLLAEKAEAAGVHVRLQIWDRMIHVFQQFPDELLEAREARRDIGEFLRACLGSRSNPRGD, encoded by the coding sequence ATGACGGAGGTTCCACCCACCGACCCCGTTGATGCCGTGATCGCGCGTATCCGCAAGGTCTACGGGGGCTGGAACCGATTAACCTCCGTCGCGCAGATGCGTGAAGACTGGGACGAACTGTTCGGATCGGTGGCCGAGACGGTCTCGGTCGAGCCGGTTTCGGCGGGCGGGGTGCCGGCCGAATGGGTCCGCGTTCCGGAGGCCCGCCACGATAGGGTCGTCCTATATTTTCACGGAGGGGGATTCCAGGTGGGGTCGCCACGCTCGCACCGTGAACTGATGGCCGGTATCGCGACTGCTGCCGAATGCCGAGTGCTCGGCCTCGACTACCGCCTGGCGCCAGAGCACCGGTTTCCTGCCGCGTTGGAGGATGCTTGTGCGGCCTATAGTTGGCTGCTGGCCGAAGGCCATGATCCGGCCAATGTGGCGCTGGCAGGGGATTCAGCCGGTGCCGGCTTGGTGGTTTCGACTCTGCTGTCGTTGCGGAGCGCAGGCCTTCCTCTGCCGGCGGCGGCGGTATTGATGTCGGCCTGGACCGACCTTACCGCGTCGGGTCCCAGCTACGAGACCCGTGCCGCCTCCGACCCCATCCATCAGCGGCCGATGATCTTGGCCATGGCGCGCGGCTATCTGGGGGATGATTGCGATCCCCGCGATCCGTTGATATCGCCGCTGTTTGGCGATCTGCACGGATTGCCTCCGATGCTGATCCAGGTCGGAAATCGCGAGACGGTATTGAGCGATTCGACCCTGCTCGCTGAAAAGGCCGAGGCGGCTGGAGTCCACGTTCGCCTTCAAATCTGGGATCGCATGATTCATGTGTTTCAGCAATTTCCGGACGAACTGCTCGAGGCGAGGGAGGCGCGGCGTGACATCGGCGAATTCCTGAGGGCCTGTCTCGGGTCGCGATCTAATCCAAGAGGTGACTGA
- a CDS encoding SDR family oxidoreductase — translation MTGGAKGIGAAIVRHLAAAGVEVVIADLDIEAAKGVAAAIDASAVPLDVTDFDSVHRVVAECGPFHILVNNAGMDQHSFFTQTTAADWRRLLSLNLEAVLATTHAVLPAMQAAGWGRIVNIASEAGRLGSRGGAVYAAAKGGVIAFTKSIARENGGKGITANVVAPGPIDTPLLRSALAAGGERLMRAMTGATLLGRLGTPDEVAAAVTFLASDAAGFITGETLGVSGGMGCGQ, via the coding sequence GTGACCGGTGGCGCCAAGGGGATCGGCGCGGCCATCGTCCGCCATCTCGCCGCCGCCGGGGTGGAGGTGGTGATCGCCGATCTGGATATCGAGGCGGCGAAAGGAGTTGCAGCCGCCATCGATGCCAGCGCGGTGCCACTCGACGTGACCGATTTCGACAGTGTGCATCGGGTGGTGGCCGAGTGTGGGCCATTCCATATCCTGGTGAACAATGCGGGCATGGATCAGCACAGCTTCTTCACCCAGACCACCGCGGCCGACTGGCGCCGCCTGCTGTCCCTCAATCTGGAGGCGGTGCTTGCCACCACTCACGCGGTGCTGCCGGCCATGCAGGCGGCCGGCTGGGGGCGTATCGTCAACATCGCCTCCGAAGCCGGGCGTCTGGGATCGCGCGGCGGAGCCGTCTACGCGGCGGCCAAGGGGGGCGTTATCGCCTTCACCAAATCCATCGCCCGTGAAAACGGTGGCAAGGGCATCACCGCCAATGTGGTGGCGCCGGGTCCTATCGACACGCCGTTGCTGCGTTCCGCGCTGGCGGCAGGTGGAGAGCGCCTGATGCGGGCGATGACCGGAGCTACCTTACTTGGACGGTTGGGAACTCCCGATGAGGTCGCTGCGGCGGTCACCTTCCTGGCGTCGGATGCGGCCGGGTTCATTACCGGTGAGACGCTGGGAGTGTCGGGCGGCATGGGGTGCGGACAATGA
- a CDS encoding enoyl-CoA hydratase-related protein: MIDDGNGQPMVLIDEGPVLLGLHADGVAHLRLNRPDDANGMNLELLSALQEAVLRVHGDGRVRSVLLSGEGKNFCAGGDVHVFLDQGEALPDLIRVATSRLQTVAGLLMRLNAPVVTAVQGFAAGGGGLGLVCSSDMVVAGESSKFLAGATRVGMVPDAGVSVTLTHLVGFRRAMEILLLNPVIAASEALEMGLISRVVPDDRILQEAMALTRQLAEGAPAALAATKRLLWNGLGLGVEACMPGENHAQAQMSGMADAREGLAAVIEKRSPRFTGR; this comes from the coding sequence ATGATCGACGATGGCAATGGACAGCCGATGGTTCTGATCGACGAGGGGCCGGTCCTTCTCGGTCTACATGCCGACGGGGTGGCACATCTGCGCCTTAATCGCCCGGATGACGCCAATGGCATGAATCTGGAACTGCTGAGCGCGTTGCAAGAGGCTGTATTGCGGGTGCATGGTGATGGCCGAGTCCGCTCAGTACTGCTGAGCGGCGAGGGCAAAAACTTCTGCGCCGGCGGTGACGTGCATGTCTTTCTCGACCAGGGAGAGGCTCTTCCCGACCTGATCCGGGTGGCGACCTCGCGTCTGCAGACCGTCGCCGGGTTGCTGATGCGGCTCAATGCCCCAGTGGTCACTGCCGTCCAGGGCTTCGCCGCCGGTGGCGGTGGCCTCGGGCTGGTCTGCTCGTCCGACATGGTGGTGGCGGGCGAGTCGTCCAAATTTCTCGCCGGTGCCACACGGGTGGGCATGGTTCCCGATGCCGGGGTTTCCGTCACGCTGACTCACCTGGTGGGATTTCGCCGGGCCATGGAGATTTTGTTGCTCAATCCGGTGATTGCCGCCAGTGAGGCGCTGGAGATGGGGCTGATCAGCCGGGTTGTGCCCGATGACCGCATCCTGCAGGAGGCAATGGCTTTGACCCGCCAGCTCGCGGAAGGGGCGCCGGCGGCGCTGGCTGCCACCAAGCGGCTCCTGTGGAACGGGCTTGGCCTGGGAGTCGAAGCCTGTATGCCGGGGGAAAATCACGCCCAGGCCCAAATGTCGGGAATGGCCGATGCGCGGGAGGGTTTGGCTGCCGTCATCGAGAAGCGCTCGCCGCGCTTTACGGGGCGTTGA